The Aeromicrobium yanjiei genome includes a region encoding these proteins:
- the purN gene encoding phosphoribosylglycinamide formyltransferase — protein MPLAPRTPARLVVLVSGSGTNLQALIDASTDPAYGAQIVAVGADRDGIEGLARAERHEIPTFVLRTAEFEDRQAWDIALADKVASYDPDLVVLAGFMKLTGPAFLALFGGRTLNTHPALSPAFPGMHGPRDALAYGVKVTGATLFVVDEGVDTGPIVAQVAVPVLDEDDESSLHERIKTSERAMLVEWVGTLAREGFHLDDRAVRLGPDHPR, from the coding sequence GTGCCCCTCGCCCCTCGGACACCAGCGCGACTGGTCGTCCTCGTCTCTGGCAGCGGGACGAACCTGCAGGCGCTGATCGACGCGTCCACTGACCCGGCGTACGGGGCGCAGATCGTGGCGGTCGGCGCCGACCGTGACGGCATCGAGGGCCTGGCCCGCGCCGAGCGTCACGAGATCCCCACCTTCGTCCTGCGCACCGCTGAGTTCGAGGACCGCCAGGCCTGGGACATCGCCCTGGCGGACAAGGTCGCGTCGTACGATCCCGATCTCGTGGTCCTGGCCGGCTTCATGAAGCTCACCGGGCCCGCGTTCCTGGCCCTGTTCGGCGGGCGCACGCTCAACACCCACCCGGCACTGTCCCCGGCGTTCCCCGGCATGCACGGACCCCGTGACGCCCTCGCGTACGGCGTCAAGGTCACCGGAGCGACGCTCTTCGTCGTCGACGAGGGGGTCGACACCGGACCGATCGTGGCCCAGGTCGCGGTGCCCGTCCTGGACGAGGACGACGAGAGCTCCCTGCACGAGCGGATCAAGACGAGCGAGCGCGCGATGCTGGTCGAGTGGGTCGGCACGCTCGCGCGCGAAGGTTTCCACCTCGACGACCGGGCCGTGCGGCTCGGCCCGGACCACCCCCGATGA
- a CDS encoding malate dehydrogenase, with product MSTTPVKVAVTGAAGQIGYSLLFRLASGSLLGPDTPIQLQLLEITPALKALEGVVMELDDCAFPTLAGVEIGDDAEKIFDGVNLALLVGARPRGPGMERGDLLSANGAIFTAQGKALNKVAADDVRIGVTGNPANTNALIAMTNAPDIPQERFSALTRLDHNRAISQLAAKTGSAVSDIKKVTIWGNHSATQYPDIFHAEIAGKNAAETVNDQSWIENDFIPTVAKRGAAIIEARGSSSAASAASATIDAARDWLQGTPEGDWASMAVRSDGSYDVPEGLIYSFPVTTKNGDWEIVQGLEIDEFSRSKMDATAAELIEERDAVKELGLI from the coding sequence GTGAGCACAACCCCCGTCAAGGTCGCCGTCACCGGCGCTGCCGGCCAGATCGGCTACAGCCTTCTCTTTCGACTCGCCAGCGGTTCGCTGCTCGGTCCTGACACCCCGATCCAGCTGCAGCTGCTCGAGATCACCCCGGCGCTGAAGGCGCTCGAGGGCGTCGTCATGGAGCTCGACGACTGCGCGTTCCCGACCCTCGCGGGCGTCGAGATCGGCGACGACGCCGAGAAGATCTTCGACGGCGTCAACCTCGCCCTCCTCGTCGGCGCGCGTCCGCGCGGCCCGGGCATGGAGCGCGGCGACCTGCTGTCGGCGAACGGCGCGATCTTCACCGCGCAGGGCAAGGCGCTCAACAAGGTCGCGGCCGACGACGTCCGCATCGGTGTCACCGGAAACCCCGCCAACACCAACGCGCTGATCGCCATGACGAACGCCCCCGACATCCCGCAGGAGCGCTTCTCCGCGCTGACGCGTCTCGATCACAACCGGGCGATCTCGCAGCTGGCCGCCAAGACCGGCTCGGCCGTGTCGGACATCAAGAAGGTCACGATCTGGGGCAACCACTCCGCGACCCAGTACCCCGACATCTTCCACGCGGAGATCGCGGGCAAGAACGCCGCCGAGACGGTCAACGACCAGTCGTGGATCGAGAACGACTTCATCCCGACCGTCGCCAAGCGCGGCGCCGCGATCATCGAGGCCCGCGGTTCGTCCTCGGCCGCCTCCGCGGCGTCCGCCACGATCGACGCGGCCCGCGACTGGCTGCAGGGCACGCCCGAAGGTGACTGGGCGTCGATGGCTGTCCGCTCCGACGGCTCGTACGACGTCCCCGAGGGCCTGATCTACTCCTTCCCCGTGACGACCAAGAACGGTGACTGGGAGATCGTCCAGGGTCTCGAGATCGACGAGTTCTCGCGCAGCAAGATGGACGCGACCGCGGCCGAGCTCATCGAGGAGCGCGACGCGGTCAAGGAGCTCGGCCTCATCTGA
- a CDS encoding DUF6350 family protein produces MPEPAESSFLRPAFLTALVAALVSIGVSAVLVLLARGASDLSLVSFGRASVRTWLVSMGSGIEAGAVSVGLVPLGATLVCLVIVAAVAAWIVAEPLHDLVAFAASSAGAYGVIAGVASTVTNAGEVDISTTRAALAAFVVGGLGAALGSAVRHRDAERWWFTSSEDVRAVIRAAVPGIAAVLVSATAVVAVLLVRGVARAGDLWALLDPGPGGGVALGVGSLLAVPTLILWTTSVLLGPGFALGTDTSVDLSGAQLGQVPGFPVLAGLPAPGQFPDWVFVLGLVPLLAGALCGWRLLPGAREGVLARVALGAAAGALAGLVLGVLVALSGGAIGPGRMADAGPPALTPLLVAVPVMAVGGAIGAALNHYRGGRAPRPSDTSATGRPRLWQRDEPAGADRRVH; encoded by the coding sequence GTGCCCGAGCCCGCTGAGTCCTCCTTCCTCCGGCCCGCCTTCCTGACCGCCCTCGTCGCCGCCCTCGTCTCGATCGGTGTCTCCGCGGTCCTGGTGCTGCTGGCCCGGGGCGCCTCCGACCTCTCGCTCGTGTCGTTCGGCCGGGCGAGCGTCCGCACGTGGCTGGTCTCGATGGGATCGGGCATCGAGGCCGGAGCGGTCTCCGTGGGGCTCGTGCCGCTGGGGGCGACGCTGGTCTGCCTCGTGATCGTGGCCGCGGTCGCCGCCTGGATCGTGGCCGAGCCGCTCCACGACCTCGTGGCCTTCGCGGCCTCGTCCGCGGGTGCGTACGGCGTCATCGCCGGGGTCGCCTCGACCGTCACCAATGCGGGCGAGGTCGACATCTCCACGACCCGCGCCGCGCTGGCCGCCTTCGTGGTCGGTGGGCTGGGGGCCGCGCTCGGATCGGCCGTCCGGCACCGGGACGCCGAGCGCTGGTGGTTCACCTCGTCGGAGGACGTCCGCGCGGTGATCCGCGCCGCGGTGCCCGGGATCGCCGCCGTGCTGGTGAGTGCGACCGCGGTCGTGGCGGTGCTGCTGGTCCGCGGTGTGGCCCGCGCAGGCGACCTCTGGGCGCTGCTCGACCCGGGACCGGGCGGCGGAGTGGCGCTCGGGGTCGGGTCCCTGCTGGCCGTCCCGACGCTGATCCTGTGGACCACCTCGGTCCTGCTCGGTCCTGGTTTCGCACTCGGCACCGACACCTCGGTCGATCTCAGCGGCGCCCAGCTCGGCCAGGTGCCGGGCTTCCCCGTCCTCGCCGGTCTGCCCGCGCCGGGTCAGTTCCCCGACTGGGTCTTCGTGCTGGGGCTCGTGCCGCTGCTCGCGGGCGCCCTGTGCGGCTGGCGGCTCCTCCCGGGTGCGCGCGAGGGCGTCCTGGCCAGGGTTGCGCTCGGTGCCGCCGCCGGCGCGCTCGCCGGACTCGTCCTCGGGGTGCTGGTCGCACTGTCCGGAGGGGCGATCGGTCCGGGGCGCATGGCTGATGCCGGCCCGCCCGCCCTGACCCCCCTGCTCGTCGCCGTGCCCGTCATGGCGGTGGGCGGGGCCATCGGCGCGGCGCTCAACCACTATCGTGGTGGCCGTGCCCCTCGCCCCTCGGACACCAGCGCGACTGGTCGTCCTCGTCTCTGGCAGCGGGACGAACCTGCAGGCGCTGATCGACGCGTCCACTGA
- the sucD gene encoding succinate--CoA ligase subunit alpha, which produces MAIFLTKDSKVIVQGITGGEGSKHTARMLAAGTQVVGGVNARKAGTTVEHKDADGNTVELPVFGSVAEAIEKTGADVSVAFVPPAFTKDAVIEAIDAEIGLLVIITEGVPVQDSAEFWAYAQGKKTRIIGPNCPGIITPGEALAGITPANIAGKGPIGLVSKSGTLTYQMMFELRDFGFSTAIGIGGDPIIGTTHIDALEAFEADPETKAIVMIGEIGGDAEEKAAAYIKAHVTKPVVGYVAGFTAPEGKTMGHAGAIVSDGAGTAQGKKEALEAAGVKVGKTPSETADLMREILKGL; this is translated from the coding sequence ATGGCTATTTTTCTGACCAAGGACTCCAAGGTCATCGTCCAGGGCATCACCGGCGGTGAGGGCTCCAAGCACACCGCCCGCATGCTGGCCGCCGGCACGCAGGTCGTCGGCGGCGTCAACGCACGCAAGGCCGGCACCACGGTCGAGCACAAGGACGCCGACGGCAACACCGTCGAGCTCCCCGTGTTCGGCTCGGTCGCCGAGGCCATCGAGAAGACGGGCGCCGACGTGTCGGTCGCCTTCGTCCCGCCGGCGTTCACGAAGGATGCCGTCATCGAGGCCATCGACGCCGAGATCGGCCTGCTCGTCATCATCACCGAGGGCGTGCCGGTCCAGGACAGCGCCGAGTTCTGGGCGTACGCCCAGGGCAAGAAGACGCGCATCATCGGCCCCAACTGCCCCGGCATCATCACGCCGGGCGAGGCGCTCGCGGGCATCACGCCGGCGAACATCGCCGGCAAGGGCCCGATCGGTCTCGTCTCCAAGTCGGGCACGCTGACCTACCAGATGATGTTCGAGCTGCGCGACTTCGGCTTCTCGACCGCCATCGGCATCGGCGGCGACCCGATCATCGGCACGACGCACATCGACGCCCTCGAGGCGTTCGAGGCGGACCCCGAGACCAAGGCGATCGTGATGATCGGCGAGATCGGTGGAGACGCCGAGGAGAAGGCTGCGGCCTACATCAAGGCCCACGTCACCAAGCCGGTCGTCGGCTACGTGGCCGGCTTCACCGCTCCCGAGGGCAAGACGATGGGCCACGCCGGCGCCATCGTCTCCGACGGTGCGGGCACCGCGCAGGGCAAGAAGGAAGCCCTCGAGGCAGCGGGCGTCAAGGTCGGCAAGACGCCGTCCGAGACCGCCGACCTCATGCGGGAGATCCTCAAGGGTCTGTAA
- a CDS encoding DUF2975 domain-containing protein has product MARPTILVLRLVIAAIVLGSLFVQVVIVPLLATDLSEDVNDDVAAVRVPVVVIILLAIVCVQVSMISVWRLLTMVRRGTVFSPRAFRHVDVVIGAIAVAAALMFALGAVLAPGEAAAPGVVLLIGGLGVLLAGVALIVTVQRALLVQAVERDVRAQQLESELGEVI; this is encoded by the coding sequence ATGGCCCGACCCACCATCCTCGTGCTGCGACTCGTGATCGCCGCCATCGTCCTCGGCTCGTTGTTCGTGCAGGTCGTCATCGTGCCGCTGCTGGCGACCGACCTGTCCGAGGACGTCAACGACGACGTCGCAGCCGTCCGGGTCCCCGTCGTGGTGATCATCCTGCTCGCGATCGTGTGCGTGCAGGTCTCGATGATCAGCGTGTGGCGCCTGCTGACCATGGTCCGGCGAGGCACCGTCTTCTCACCTCGCGCCTTTCGCCACGTCGACGTGGTCATCGGTGCGATCGCGGTGGCGGCTGCGCTGATGTTCGCGCTCGGTGCGGTCCTGGCCCCCGGCGAGGCGGCCGCGCCCGGGGTGGTCCTGCTCATCGGAGGACTCGGCGTGCTGCTCGCGGGCGTCGCGCTCATCGTCACCGTGCAGCGCGCACTGCTGGTGCAGGCCGTCGAGCGCGACGTCCGGGCCCAGCAGCTCGAGTCTGAGCTCGGCGAGGTGATCTGA
- a CDS encoding sensor domain-containing protein yields the protein MTRVDEFDNFYSSTFAEAVQVTYAVSGDRQVAYEATVDAYRRAWRDWSKIRDRNPISYVRNEAWKLTALSRGTHPLRKRNEDDSDTELLTALHGLAVDDRRLIVLMTLGNTDLEEASSEVGLPAEEGIENVTTALSALETSLGEGIDAIERRMHGLSAVTDSLPVPSPADVRTAARRGLRRNTIMLVAAAIALIVGSGFVATEGDALATSSDLPTRQKFGDETPDVKLDARQVSADNLLSAKQVSALDPARTWKVTSTDEDVTNTTPYATCPTKRFADPDPVKVFVRTFDAAGPTNERVAQSIEVSKSDAVATQSYERLVQWYSDCEHPRVELVAAYTVKRPFGDFKILKLRSHRQPERTFTVGFSHSGTITSTLVHEVDGARGPSTQAFARTLNESVAKVCKDSGGKCSRTIKVMRTDPPPTSEAPAFLGIVDLPPIADIDKVWAAARVDARNNPAATLCDRADFTNKSVSSVGSRIYVLYQAKDLPREFGVAETVARFRSTKKARAFVDTVERRIRTCDDKIPSARIDQTSTIKGPGFTGRIWRVGFDISDKSKKRVYYRTAIIRRGDDVAQVTFTPAGKYDISQRQFVKIATRAGTRLQYAEEPAPKTTPTPKTTPTPTTKPKS from the coding sequence ATGACCCGCGTCGACGAGTTCGACAACTTCTACTCCTCGACCTTCGCCGAGGCCGTCCAGGTGACGTACGCCGTCAGCGGCGACCGGCAGGTCGCCTACGAGGCGACCGTCGACGCCTATCGACGGGCCTGGCGCGACTGGTCCAAGATCCGCGACCGCAACCCCATCTCGTACGTCCGCAACGAGGCCTGGAAGCTCACCGCACTCAGCCGCGGCACGCACCCCCTGCGCAAGCGCAACGAGGACGACAGCGACACCGAGCTGCTGACCGCGCTGCACGGCCTCGCGGTCGACGACCGGCGACTGATCGTCCTCATGACGCTCGGCAACACCGATCTGGAGGAGGCGTCCAGCGAGGTCGGCCTCCCGGCGGAGGAGGGCATCGAGAACGTCACGACCGCGCTCTCCGCGCTCGAGACGTCCCTCGGCGAGGGCATCGACGCGATCGAGCGCCGCATGCACGGCTTGTCGGCCGTGACCGACTCCCTGCCCGTCCCCTCCCCCGCGGACGTCCGCACTGCGGCCCGGCGCGGGCTGCGCCGCAACACGATCATGCTCGTCGCCGCGGCGATCGCGCTCATCGTGGGCAGCGGCTTCGTCGCGACCGAGGGCGACGCCCTCGCGACGAGCTCGGACCTGCCGACCCGGCAGAAGTTCGGCGACGAGACCCCCGACGTCAAGCTCGACGCGCGCCAGGTCAGCGCCGACAACCTGCTGTCCGCCAAGCAGGTCAGCGCACTGGACCCCGCGCGCACCTGGAAGGTCACGAGCACTGACGAGGACGTCACCAACACGACGCCCTATGCGACCTGCCCGACCAAGCGCTTCGCAGATCCCGACCCCGTCAAGGTCTTCGTCCGGACGTTCGACGCCGCGGGGCCCACCAACGAGCGCGTCGCGCAGTCGATCGAGGTCTCCAAGAGCGATGCGGTGGCCACCCAGTCCTACGAGCGGCTCGTGCAGTGGTACTCCGACTGCGAGCACCCCCGTGTCGAGCTGGTCGCGGCTTACACCGTCAAGCGGCCGTTCGGCGACTTCAAGATCCTCAAGCTGCGCTCCCACCGCCAGCCCGAGCGGACGTTCACGGTCGGCTTCAGCCACTCCGGCACCATCACGAGCACCCTGGTGCACGAGGTCGACGGCGCCAGGGGCCCCAGCACGCAGGCCTTCGCCCGTACGCTCAACGAGTCGGTCGCCAAGGTCTGCAAGGACAGCGGTGGCAAGTGCTCGCGCACGATCAAGGTCATGCGCACCGATCCCCCGCCCACGTCCGAGGCGCCGGCCTTCCTGGGCATCGTCGACCTGCCGCCGATCGCCGACATCGACAAGGTCTGGGCCGCTGCCCGGGTCGATGCGCGCAACAACCCCGCCGCCACCTTGTGCGACAGGGCGGACTTCACCAACAAGTCGGTCTCGTCGGTCGGCTCGCGGATCTACGTGCTCTACCAGGCCAAGGACCTGCCCCGGGAGTTCGGCGTGGCCGAGACCGTGGCCCGGTTCCGGTCGACCAAGAAGGCTCGCGCGTTCGTCGACACGGTCGAGCGGCGGATCAGGACCTGCGACGACAAGATCCCGTCCGCCCGCATCGACCAGACCTCGACGATCAAGGGTCCGGGCTTCACAGGCCGGATCTGGCGAGTCGGCTTCGACATCTCCGACAAGAGCAAGAAGCGCGTCTACTACCGCACCGCGATCATCCGCCGCGGTGACGACGTGGCCCAGGTGACCTTCACCCCGGCCGGCAAGTACGACATCTCCCAGCGCCAGTTCGTCAAGATCGCGACCCGCGCCGGCACCCGTCTCCAGTACGCCGAGGAGCCGGCCCCCAAGACCACCCCCACCCCCAAGACCACCCCGACCCCCACCACCAAGCCGAAGAGCTGA
- a CDS encoding DUF3017 domain-containing protein, whose protein sequence is MRGPRSRGSQLYLLQLLVVLVGLVLVVVGPWRVGIVAIGAAFVVGALARSVVPIDHTGMLRVRGKAFDIFWMATLGSALIVLAWVIPGQPG, encoded by the coding sequence GTGAGGGGACCCCGCAGCCGCGGCTCGCAGCTGTACCTGCTGCAGCTGCTGGTCGTCCTCGTCGGGCTCGTGCTCGTCGTGGTCGGACCGTGGCGCGTGGGGATCGTCGCGATCGGCGCCGCGTTCGTCGTGGGAGCGCTCGCCCGCTCGGTCGTGCCGATCGACCACACCGGCATGCTGCGGGTGCGCGGCAAGGCGTTCGACATCTTCTGGATGGCGACCCTGGGGTCGGCGCTGATCGTGCTCGCCTGGGTCATCCCCGGCCAGCCCGGCTGA
- a CDS encoding helix-turn-helix domain-containing protein, with product MAIVVDIDVMQARRKMSVATLAELVGITPANLAVLKNGRAKAVRFTTLEALCVALDCQPGDLLRWVPDDAEEQPPLSGRSAGSPSRTS from the coding sequence ATGGCGATCGTCGTGGACATCGACGTCATGCAGGCCCGCCGCAAGATGTCGGTCGCCACCCTCGCCGAGCTCGTGGGCATCACCCCCGCCAATCTCGCGGTGCTCAAGAACGGCCGGGCCAAGGCGGTGCGGTTCACCACGCTGGAGGCCCTGTGCGTCGCGCTGGACTGCCAGCCCGGGGACCTGCTGCGCTGGGTCCCCGACGACGCCGAGGAGCAGCCGCCGCTCAGTGGAAGAAGTGCCGGGTCCCCGTCACGTACATCGTGA
- the purH gene encoding bifunctional phosphoribosylaminoimidazolecarboxamide formyltransferase/IMP cyclohydrolase: protein MTDAPRPLKRALVSVYDKTGLEELARDLHAAGVSIVSTGSTAKTIEAAGVPVTPVEELTGFPECLDGRVKTLHPRVHAGILADLRLDSHVEQLAELEIEPFDLVIVNLYPFRETVDSGATPDECVEQIDIGGPSMVRAAAKNHPSVAVVVSPSAYDDVRAAIAAGGFTLEQRKQLAGRAFAHTAAYDVAVAAWFASGYAASEDGWPEFAGEVWDKSTVLRYGENPHQGAALYTDGTGGLAEAEQLHGKEMSYNNYVDTDAARRAAYDFDQPAVAIIKHANPCGIAVGADVAEAHARAHACDPVSAFGGVIATNRPVSVAMAEQVAEVFTEVIVAPDYEPGALEVLQGKKNIRVLRCAGGDDTVGEFRQISGGVVVQVRDHVDAEGDDPSTWTLAAGEPVDEATLADLAFAWTACRAVKSNAILLAKDGASVGVGMGQVNRVDSCRLAVERAGAERSTGAVAASDAFFPFADGLQVLLDAGVKAVVQPGGSVRDEESIAAAEAAGVTMYVTGTRHFFH from the coding sequence ATGACTGACGCACCCCGCCCCCTGAAGCGCGCCCTCGTCTCGGTCTACGACAAGACCGGCCTCGAGGAGCTCGCGCGCGACCTGCACGCCGCGGGTGTCTCGATCGTGTCGACCGGCTCCACCGCCAAGACCATCGAGGCCGCAGGCGTGCCGGTGACCCCGGTCGAGGAGCTCACGGGCTTCCCCGAGTGCCTGGACGGGCGGGTCAAGACGCTGCACCCGCGGGTCCACGCCGGCATCCTGGCCGATCTGCGGCTCGACTCGCACGTCGAGCAGCTGGCCGAGCTCGAGATCGAGCCCTTCGACCTGGTGATCGTCAACCTCTACCCGTTCCGCGAGACCGTCGACTCCGGCGCGACGCCCGACGAGTGCGTCGAGCAGATCGACATCGGCGGACCGTCGATGGTCCGTGCCGCGGCCAAGAACCACCCCAGCGTCGCGGTGGTCGTCTCCCCGTCGGCGTACGACGACGTCCGCGCCGCGATCGCGGCAGGCGGCTTCACGCTCGAGCAGCGCAAGCAGCTCGCGGGGCGGGCGTTCGCCCACACCGCCGCGTATGACGTCGCCGTCGCCGCGTGGTTCGCCAGCGGCTACGCAGCCTCCGAGGACGGCTGGCCCGAGTTCGCCGGCGAGGTGTGGGACAAGTCCACGGTGCTCCGCTACGGCGAGAACCCGCACCAGGGGGCGGCCCTCTACACCGACGGCACCGGAGGGCTCGCCGAGGCCGAGCAGCTGCACGGCAAGGAGATGTCGTACAACAACTACGTCGACACCGACGCGGCGCGCCGCGCTGCGTACGACTTCGACCAGCCGGCCGTGGCCATCATCAAGCACGCCAACCCGTGCGGCATCGCCGTCGGCGCGGACGTGGCCGAGGCGCACGCGCGGGCCCACGCCTGCGATCCGGTCTCGGCCTTCGGCGGCGTCATCGCGACCAACCGCCCGGTCAGCGTCGCGATGGCCGAGCAGGTCGCCGAGGTCTTCACCGAGGTCATCGTCGCCCCGGACTACGAGCCCGGAGCGCTCGAGGTGCTGCAGGGCAAGAAGAACATCCGTGTCCTGCGCTGTGCCGGCGGTGACGACACGGTGGGCGAGTTCCGTCAGATCAGCGGCGGCGTCGTCGTCCAGGTGCGCGACCACGTCGACGCCGAGGGTGACGACCCGTCCACCTGGACCCTCGCGGCGGGTGAGCCCGTGGACGAGGCGACTCTGGCCGATCTGGCGTTCGCGTGGACCGCGTGCCGTGCGGTGAAGTCCAATGCGATCCTCCTGGCCAAGGACGGCGCCTCGGTCGGCGTCGGCATGGGCCAGGTCAACCGGGTCGACTCGTGCCGCCTCGCGGTCGAGCGGGCCGGTGCCGAGCGCTCGACCGGTGCCGTCGCGGCCTCCGACGCGTTCTTCCCGTTCGCCGACGGCCTACAGGTGCTGCTCGACGCCGGGGTCAAGGCTGTCGTGCAGCCGGGCGGATCGGTGCGGGACGAGGAGTCGATCGCGGCGGCCGAGGCCGCCGGCGTCACGATGTACGTGACGGGGACCCGGCACTTCTTCCACTGA
- a CDS encoding TetR/AcrR family transcriptional regulator: MVTRAQLSQERSRVRRDELLAAAIDLFIEGGSRAITHRAVAARAGLPPATTTYYFESIDELIREALSSHITQWTVELDALAQIDIDVSVSLDEAATFMGNVFAHRGPEAAAVELSIFLAAAREPGLRHAAQAAITSLEAVATSVLGQLGVDRPERLAAMIVSLVAGTALRRQAGVYAEDEEARILTAAVRDLVAAHTLGPDGVDRTLATLRPEPA; encoded by the coding sequence ATGGTCACCCGTGCCCAGCTGTCCCAAGAACGCAGCCGCGTGCGTCGTGACGAGCTGCTGGCGGCGGCGATCGACCTGTTCATCGAAGGCGGGTCCCGGGCGATCACGCACCGTGCCGTCGCCGCCCGCGCGGGCCTTCCTCCCGCCACCACGACGTACTACTTCGAGTCGATCGACGAGCTGATCCGTGAGGCCCTCAGCTCCCACATCACGCAGTGGACGGTTGAGCTGGACGCGCTCGCGCAGATCGACATCGACGTGTCCGTGAGCCTGGACGAGGCGGCGACGTTCATGGGCAACGTCTTCGCCCACCGCGGCCCGGAGGCCGCGGCCGTGGAGCTGTCCATCTTCCTGGCGGCCGCGCGCGAGCCCGGGCTGCGTCACGCCGCCCAGGCGGCCATCACCTCGCTCGAGGCGGTGGCGACCAGCGTCCTCGGCCAGCTGGGCGTCGACCGGCCTGAACGCCTTGCCGCAATGATCGTCTCCCTCGTCGCGGGCACGGCACTGCGCCGACAGGCCGGCGTCTACGCCGAGGACGAGGAGGCCCGCATCCTGACCGCCGCGGTCCGCGACCTCGTCGCCGCGCACACCCTCGGGCCGGACGGAGTCGACCGCACGCTCGCGACGCTGCGGCCCGAGCCGGCCTGA
- a CDS encoding bifunctional methylenetetrahydrofolate dehydrogenase/methenyltetrahydrofolate cyclohydrolase has product MTAQILDGKAAAAAIKSELRERVNALREKGVVPGLGTILVGNDPGSQWYVAGKHRDCAEVGIESIRIDLPETASQGDVEAAIDQLNADPSCTGYILQLPLPKGLDENAAIGRIDPDKDADGLHPTNLGWLVLGKEAPLPCTPRGIIELLRRHDVPIAGQHVVVVGRGITVGRPMGLLLTRRSENATVTLCHTGTKDLAAEVRRADIVIAAAGVPGIIRADMVKPGAALLDVGVSRDANGIVGDVDPAAYEVAGWISPNPGGVGPMTRALLLANVVDTAERLHP; this is encoded by the coding sequence GTGACAGCGCAGATCCTCGACGGCAAGGCGGCCGCAGCCGCGATCAAGAGCGAGCTCCGTGAGCGGGTGAACGCTCTTCGCGAGAAGGGAGTCGTGCCCGGCCTCGGCACGATCCTCGTGGGCAACGACCCGGGCAGCCAGTGGTACGTCGCGGGCAAGCACCGCGACTGCGCCGAGGTCGGCATCGAGTCGATCCGGATCGACCTGCCCGAGACCGCGAGCCAGGGCGACGTCGAGGCCGCGATCGACCAGCTCAACGCAGACCCGTCGTGCACCGGCTACATCCTGCAGCTGCCGCTGCCCAAGGGCCTGGACGAGAACGCCGCGATCGGGCGCATCGACCCCGACAAGGACGCGGACGGCCTGCACCCGACCAATCTCGGTTGGCTCGTGCTGGGCAAGGAGGCGCCGCTGCCGTGCACGCCGCGCGGCATCATCGAGCTGCTCCGCCGCCACGACGTCCCGATCGCGGGGCAGCACGTCGTCGTGGTCGGCCGCGGCATCACCGTCGGACGTCCCATGGGGCTGCTCCTGACCCGTCGCTCCGAGAACGCGACCGTGACGCTGTGCCACACCGGCACGAAAGATCTCGCTGCAGAGGTGCGCCGCGCGGACATCGTGATCGCCGCGGCGGGCGTCCCCGGCATCATCCGCGCCGACATGGTCAAGCCCGGTGCGGCCCTGCTCGACGTGGGCGTGAGCCGGGACGCGAATGGCATCGTCGGCGACGTCGACCCCGCGGCGTACGAGGTCGCGGGCTGGATCTCGCCCAACCCCGGCGGCGTGGGTCCGATGACCCGTGCCCTGCTGCTGGCCAACGTGGTCGACACCGCCGAGCGTCTCCACCCGTGA